A genomic region of Metopolophium dirhodum isolate CAU chromosome 1, ASM1992520v1, whole genome shotgun sequence contains the following coding sequences:
- the LOC132935291 gene encoding peroxidase-like, whose protein sequence is MVRKSTSIVIIRLLICTVIFIPPCCKGSWFPNIYPEKLDEEIQKAIEKIESRYRSEDSILSNGSRLTFGSLAHGQLIGSMPSKSGQSASRTAEILIEASTQITNRKCRIHGYFDQRQCSIDIGLVSLTETILGEMCMSEYNNSNLCTGKNLDYRSADGSCNNLERNYLGKANTAYKRLLFPEYTDGISEMPNFYEKKLPDPRLVSTNLVKDEDSPDHTKTMMMAYWTMFIGHDLSHTAVSTMGTDHRFVSCCDKDKNFQYAMMKHIKSCKPMYIPVEDRLCKSDPLNCIKCMNYVRSRPAMRTNCTFGPMEQMNQATHYLDASMIYGTSEQQTLSLRQMSLGLLLVQKIRNDDPMSDHMPLETTDTNVCQNGPGTCNKAGDIRANAYPQLNALYTLWVREHNRIAREVYKENLFWTDEEIFREAKKIVTAFIQHITYNEWLPALLGVNYTKENGLGLGQRTMYDVTADPTVSNSFATSILPFANSMIGDSISVYKSSTKYRDYPTYRFGQYGTLKGTYNKPLLMNESLHYMLTGLTVQATQKVDMLFTESITNYLYVLNENDYSFGMDIVSLDIQRSRDHGIPSYTQFRKYCGLKDIENVQDLSEIMVEGSADKLLKLYKTWNDIDLLVGALLEKHVDDAMVGPTMRCIIREQFVRTRIADRYFYDVPGVFTDYQLENIKRMTLARVLCGTAHITMMTPQVFSSPADYGESVLDCYSTSTSIPTLTFKGWFDNKTHDDFFDK, encoded by the exons ATGGTCAGAAAGAGTACTTCGATAGTTATAATACGATTGTTGATTTGTACGGTGATATTCATACCACCATGTTGCAAAGGCAGTTGGTTCCCGAATATCTATCCGGAGAAATTAGACGAAGAAATCCAAAAAgctattgaaaaaattgaaagccGGTATCGTTCAGAGGATAGCATATTATCGAACGGTAGTCGCTTGACATTTGGAAGCCTGGCTCATGGACAACTGATCGGTTCTATGCCTTCCAAAAGCGGACAGTCAGCATCTCGAACTGCTGAAATTTTAATTGAAGCTTCAACACAAATAACGAATAGAAAATGTCGAAT CCACGGCTATTTTGATCAGAGACAATGTAGCATAGATATAGGTTTAGTGAGCCTGACTGAGACAATATTGGGTGAGATGTGTATGTCCGAGTATAACAACAGCAATTTGTGCACCGGGAAGAACTTGGATTATCGTAGTGCTGACGGATCTTGTAACAACCTGGAACGTAATTATTTGGGGAAGGCAAACACGGCTTATAAACGTTTGCTATTTCCAGAGTACACAGATG GTATTTCCGAAATGccaaatttttacgaaaaaaagcTGCCTGATCCTAGATTAGTGAGTACAAATCTTGTAAAAGACGAGGACTCACCTGACCACACTAAAACTATGATGATGGCGTACTGGACGATGTTCATAGGCCACGATCTATCACACACGGCAGTTTCTACAATGG GGACAGACCATAGATTTGTGAGTTGTTGTGATAAGgacaaaaattttcaatatgCTATGATGAAACACATTAAGTCCTGCAAGCCCATGTATATACCAGTTGAAGATAGGTTATGTAAATCTGATCCGCTTAATTGCATAAAGTGCATGAACTACGTCCGTTCGCGGCCAGCAATGCGTACTAATTGTACATTTGGACCCATGGAACAA ATGAACCAAGCTACCCATTATTTAGACGCATCGATGATATACGGTACGTCGGAACAACAGACATTGTCGTTGAGACAAATGTCACTCGGCCTACTTTTGGTACAAAAAATACGGAATGACGATCCTATGTCGGATCATATGCCGCTGGAAACCACCGACACGAACGTTTGTCAGAACGGCCCAGGTACATGTAATAAAGCTGGTGACATTCGAGCAAACGCGTATCCACAACTGAATGCCTTGTACACATTGTGGGTAAGGGAACACAACCGTATAGCCCGAGAAGTGTATAAAGAAAATCTCTTCTGGACTGACGAAGAAATTTTCCGGGAGGCCAAGAAAATCGTGACGGCTTTCATACAGCACATAACGTACAACGAATGGCTTCCGGCACTGCTTGGCGTTAACTACACCAAGGAAAACGGTTTGGGACTTGGACAAAGAACCATGTACGACGTGACTGCCGACCCGACCGTTAGCAACAGCTTCGCGACCTCGATACTGCCGTTCGCCAATTCCATGATTGGCGATTCAATTAG TGTCTACAAGTCATCCACTAAGTATCGGGATTATCCAACATATAGATTCGGGCAATATGGTACCTTAAAAGGAACTTACAACAAACCGCTTTTAATGAACGAATCCTTGCATTATATGCTAACAGGACTAACTGTGCAGGCTACGCAAAAAGTTGATATGCTGTTTACAGAATCa attacaaattacctatatgttttGAACGAAAATGATTATTCGTTTGGCATGGACATTGTGAGTTTGGATATACAGCGAAGCCGCGATCACGGTATTCCAAGCTACAcccaatttagaaaatattgtggACTAAAAGACATAGAAAATGTACAAGATTTGTCTGAGATCATGGTGGAAGGT TCAGCTGATAAATTATTGAAGCTATACAAAACTTGGAACGATATAGATCTATTGGTTGGTGCATTGTTGGAGAAACACGTTGACGACGCAATGGTTGGCCCTACGATGAGGTGTATCATCAGGGAACAATTTGTAAGAACTAGAATTGCagatagatatttttatgaCGTACCAGGAGTATTCACTGATT atcaACTGGAGAATATCAAGCGCATGACGCTTGCCAGAGTTTTATGTGGAACCGCACATATCACAATGATGACACCACAAGTCTTTTCAAGTCCGGCGGATTATGGTGAATCTGTTCTGGATTGTTATTCTACATCGACATCAATTCCGACATTAACCTTTAAAGGTTGGTTCGATAATAAAACGCATGacgatttttttgataaataa